Proteins from one Akkermansiaceae bacterium genomic window:
- a CDS encoding TrbI/VirB10 family protein, whose translation MNPRQAVQFFKTRTGAFLIFAVLCVVGYILVRGFQPVGFGTTAKSSEPVPTAPQPQTVQSVTRDMTPFRPAKERPPAAEPPAPKEAPPAPKPLPPLTLFAQAPASPSTDSPLSADYAPFGRLISCQLVITVDSSSLDTPVVGLVTEDIWHDGRLIIPAGTEVHGSAQSDRMRERIASQGNWTLVWQDGRELRVSGIALDREKESDGTGWAITDGSAGLRGQLLKSDDYAEVKLFAATFLSGAAGAFTQREATLLGSQPMASAQNAALTGTQQVLNTYAKQIMDTIEREGFFVRVPAGKQFYLYVTETVDVAKASLGGSAIPTPAPNPSSP comes from the coding sequence ATGAATCCGCGTCAGGCAGTCCAGTTCTTCAAAACGCGCACCGGCGCATTCCTAATCTTCGCCGTCTTGTGTGTGGTTGGTTACATCCTTGTCCGGGGATTTCAGCCAGTCGGCTTCGGAACGACGGCCAAGTCCTCCGAGCCTGTCCCAACGGCTCCGCAGCCGCAGACGGTGCAATCCGTCACGCGCGACATGACTCCATTCCGTCCGGCGAAAGAGCGGCCACCAGCCGCTGAACCGCCCGCGCCCAAGGAAGCTCCGCCCGCGCCCAAGCCATTGCCACCCTTGACCCTGTTTGCCCAGGCACCGGCTTCGCCATCCACCGATAGCCCCTTGAGCGCAGACTACGCACCGTTCGGTCGGCTCATTTCCTGCCAGTTGGTGATCACCGTCGATTCCTCCAGTCTGGATACTCCAGTCGTAGGATTGGTCACGGAAGACATTTGGCACGATGGCCGTCTGATCATACCCGCCGGTACCGAAGTCCATGGCTCCGCCCAATCGGACCGCATGCGTGAGCGCATCGCAAGCCAGGGAAATTGGACACTTGTCTGGCAGGACGGCAGGGAACTTCGCGTTTCGGGTATTGCTCTGGATCGCGAGAAAGAATCCGACGGTACCGGATGGGCCATTACCGATGGCAGTGCGGGACTGCGCGGCCAGCTTCTCAAAAGCGACGACTACGCCGAAGTGAAGCTGTTCGCCGCCACCTTCCTTAGCGGGGCGGCGGGCGCGTTCACCCAACGCGAAGCCACCTTGCTCGGATCGCAACCGATGGCTTCGGCACAGAATGCGGCTCTCACCGGCACCCAGCAGGTTCTCAACACTTATGCCAAGCAGATCATGGACACCATCGAGCGCGAAGGCTTCTTCGTTCGGGTTCCGGCGGGCAAGCAATTTTATCTCTACGTCACCGAAACCGTCGATGTCGCCAAGGCATCCCTTGGCGGCTCTGCGATCCCAACGCCAGCCCCGAATCCATCGTCACCCTGA